In Monodelphis domestica isolate mMonDom1 chromosome 1, mMonDom1.pri, whole genome shotgun sequence, the sequence CTAATTTACCCCCATCCATCCCCAGCTCCGAGCTGGAGAATCAGGGGAACAGAGTGGAGGGATCGTGCTCTAGAGACTGACTCTCCCTTCTATTCACACGCAAAGACCCACTCCGCAGGGcagtagaaagaaaggaagaacgTGGAGGTCGCTGAAAGCAAAAAGTTGTGAAGAACTTTTCCCCAAGATTTGGTTCCTTTTTCTTTCCGAGAGCTTCCAGCTCGTCTTTTTCTACCTTTGTTCGTTCTGGAAACTGTAATGCAGATATTCCTAGGTAGAAGAGTAGGGGATCAATCCAGACTTTCTTAAAGGAAAACAAGCAATTGAAGTTGcatttgaaaacaaacaaatcaataacTTCTGAAATTCTCCCAAACAGCCGGAAGGCGGCTGGGCTGCGGGGTTCGGGTTGCTTATTCTGGGCTAGTTTTGCGCGAGTTTCCCGAAAAAGGACGGCAAGCTGAGTAACTAATTGTCAGAACGTGTAGATCTTGTCTTAACCTCCCCGATTGTCTTCCTCAGTGAAAGAAGAAGGCGACCGAGAAATTTCCAGCTCCCGGGACAGCCCCCCGGTGCGCCTGAAGAAGCCACGTAAAGCTCGCACTGCCTTTACGGACCATCAGTTGGCGCAGCTGGAGCGCAGCTTCGAGCGGCAGAAATACTTGAGCGTGCAGGATCGCATGGAGCTGGCCGCGTCGCTCAACCTCACTGACACGCAGGTCAAGACCTGGTACCAGAATCGCAGGTGAGGTGACTGGAGGCTCTCAACGGGGCACTGGCCAGAAGACCTCCAGGGCCTGGTTTGGGGGAGGCTGCTCTGAAAGCCACTACTTGACTACAACCCACCCCTCATCAATCCACTGCAACCCAGAGACAAAACTTACACCACACAGGCTCCATATCCCATCATTATGTGCAGGCCCATAGACAAAACCACGCGAACACACCGCTCAGGCTCCACACTTCTAGCTTCAGATCTGGGGTTCTCTGACTAATATGCCAAAAGGCCAGGACCTGAACTGAGAACTCTGAGGTCTTAGAGACCAGACatcaccccccccacacacacacacacggattaaacacaacagaagagttgcACCAACACCCCAAAGACAGGCAACACATATCACACACACGGCACCATCATGCTCTCCTCCCAGTCCCATCTCCTACTCTGCCTATTCTTCTCTTCACCCTCAATCTGACCCTCAGTCTCTAGATAGCACTCAGCAACCACTTCTGCTGTGCCAAGGTGCCAGCACCTCTTCCTCAGTCACACAGGAATTAGAGTTTTCAGTGTTGGGAGGGTCTGTAGGTTGACCTCTCTGACCCTAGCTCCTGATCCTGGGGTGAAAATTAGTGAGCTGCCCATCCCCAGTGGCATAGTAGGGATAGAGAGCAGGCCGAAGGTAAACCCAGATTAGAGAGAAGAGATAAACAGAGGTCAGAACAGGAATCAAGACTGAGAGCAACACAGAGAACAGAGGCAGAGGCGGGTCAGTTGGAAGTGGGTCTTCTACAAGGGTCTAGGAAGAGATGGAGCCAaaattctggtctgattttaagGCCTGGACTCCTATCCTAGCTTCCGGTTGTGCACTGGTGGATAATGCACTACCTGGCTAGGTCTGTTTTCCCAAAGAAGAGAATTCAGCACTGTCCTTAGGTACCCACCAACCACACTGtgaaggacacacacacacacacacacagctcctGAGAAAAAGGTGTGAACCCAAATCTgtatggggggtgggggcagagtTACAGACGACCTAAGAGTTGAAGACATTCCCAGTGTCACCCTCAGTCTCAGCCGAAAAGCGATTTCCTTAAACACGCAAATAACACATCGACCTATTAATAATAAATACCGATTACTGCTCCAGGCATCAATAATTAAGGGCGGTTACAGTAATTACacaattatgatgatgatgaataattCAGAGAGGGAAATTGGGTTGGTGCTGCTGGAGCCCCAGACCACGGGACCCACAAACAGATAGATCTAGGGATGGTGCTGTGACCCCAGGGCTCAGCTCTGTCACAGAGGGCACCCCCAACTCACCACCCACAAACTTGAATTCACTCTCTGACCAGATTTTCAGGACTTAAGAAATCCTTGCCTTTGTTAGGAGACTTGGGGCTAGCAGATTCTCATTCCCTACCTCCATCTACTTCCACTACCCAGGGAGGACAAGTAGGCAATGAGTTCCCCTGGTCAATTCTGAGCTTCTAACTCTTCGACTCCCAAATCTTTGGTGCCAAATCTGCCTCAAACCTCATACTCCCCAGGATCGTTGGTCCTGGTTGAAGGTGAAGATACTGGGCTCCTGTCTCAcatctccttctccagcctaCTTCCCCTTAGTCACAGGGGTGGCAGGCCAGGATGGACACTCCAAACCCCTGATTTGGAGAGGGTTGGAAATCAGGCAATGGAGCTGCTCTGTTCTTCATCCCTCATGACCCCTCTCTAAAGTAACTGTGGGTCTCAGAGGATGGCATTAAACTGAAGCAGGAGGCTCCTGGGAATTAGTTTTGCTTTTGTTCATTCGGGTCCTATGATTATTTGCATCATCACCATtgccatcatcattatcatcattcttGTAAATATGTCTGCTCTGCTGTTTAGGAGCAAGTCCATCAGAACAGGAGGCTGTAATAAACGGGTTGTCCTCTGCTTGGCCCTTCCACCGCTCTCTCCCTCCTgttctccctctgtctttccgGGCAGCCAACTAAGAGCAGGGAATCCCGTTATCAGACCCCgaattcttcctcctttcctgacCTTTCCCTGTCTCTCAGCTCCTCTCTCAGCTCCCTTTTTTAttgcttctttccctctctttcgtACCCTTGGTCAACACCTCCTCTGCTCCCCTACTCCAGCTCCTCTCCTAATGAGAGCTCAATTGAATTCATTGGGCCTATAACCCGATCCATCTCCACCGTCAGCTTCTAATTTGGACCGGGATAGTTGGGGTTGTTTGAGCAGGATCGAAGAGTTGGCGTCTAGGCTCCTACTTCCCTTATCCGACGCTGTCTCTATTTCCATCCCCAGAACCAAATGGAAGCGGCAGACGGCTGTGGGTTTGGAGCTGCTGGCAGAAGCAGGCAATTATTCAGCACTGCAACGGATGTTCCCGTCGCCTTATTTCTATCCGCAGAGTCTGGTTTCCAATCTGGACCCTGGCGCAGCCCTCTATTTGTACCGGGGCCCCAGCGCTCCTCCACCCGCTCTGCAGAGACCTCTGGTGCCCCGCATCCTTATCCACGGACTCCAGGGAGCCAGCGAGCCGCCCCCGCCTCTGCCCCCACTCGCGGGCGTTCTCCCGCGAGCGGCACAGCCCCGGTGAGCCTCAGTCCCCAGCCTTAGCCACCCCGGGCGCTAGTCCTCCCTCTCCGCGTGGGCTGCGCAGCTCCAACCCTCACCCCAGTTCATTGATACGGAGAGTGAGGAGGCAAGGGAGAACAGATTTCGCTGCGCGCCCGGAGGGGAGACATCCTTCACCCAGAGCCCTGTCTTGGAGGTGTGTGTTGAAAATCCTCCCTGCCAAGAGCATAAACTCTCCCAGTCCCCTCATCGCTCCAGAACAGCTCCCCACAAAGGGCCAAGGGTCAATACTCCAAGAGATGGCCAGTGGCTGATTCCCACTCCATCCCCAACTCTCTCAGCCGCCCTGCTTCACTCAAACCAGCTGAAGATTGGGGTCAGTGTGCCCTAGCCGGGTTGTATCTGGCTCTGTGCATACATTTCTcctgccgcccccccccccattctactCCCTCCCAATGTGCTCCTAAATCTCCCGGGAATATGACCCATAAGGCGCCTCCTCCCCCTGCCTTTCCCCCAgcttgggtgggtgggtggatgaagGAACCCTGAGCTGCTTGCTCTGACCCATTCCCTTTGCTCCAGGCCTCCTGCTGTATATTTGCCCCTCCCTCCCCGCACCCCGCAgagtggggagggcagggaggaaaaCGCGAACTGCTGCTTGTACAGTGAagccccccttccctctcttctccctttcccccatcgGGAGCTCCGGCCGGGCCCAGAGGAGAGGCTGACCGGGCCGGGCCGAGCTGTATATACCGCGTGTAAAGTGTATATGAAGTTATTTATTCGTGACCCATGAGCCCGTGACCGTGTCCGTGAATTTGTGAGTCTGTAGCCTGCGCCTCCCCGCTCCCGGGCGTGGCAGGAAGGGGCCAAGAAGACTTGCTTCTGCAGCCCCCAACCTCCAGCCCGGGCCCCTGGGCCAGCCAGGTCCGTTGGGCTCGCGcgctctctcttttttaaatgtcGAAATAAACTTCTTACAAATGCACCAGCCTGCTCCCGTGCACGCTGTCCTCCTCTTTGCCTAGTACTCTGCTCCTCCAGCCCTTTGCTGGCCAGCTCTTTACAGGTTGGCCtccgccccccaccccacccccccaaccaacaaagcattttcttcatttccgttttttccctccatttcccaattttcttggcccttttccttttttcccgtcctcctttcctttcccccttcttttctccttcgaTCCATTCACCTGATTTCTTCCCCATACAACCTCCTATCCTGGTCAGTCCTGGATTGCTTTCTTTTCCTGCCATAGCCGGTATTTGGGGCCCTCATCCCAAGAAGGAGAGTTCCAGGGGACCAAGGCTGGGAGAGGAGGGGGCGGAGGGAGGGGTACGGGGCGACTTGTAGAGAAGGGGGTCACTGTCCGGGCGCTCGCTCTGCAGCGGGCTGGGCTGCTATCCGCCCTCCCTAAGTGAGCTCATCTGTCCCGGACCATGCGCCGGCAGCTGGTGACCGGGACCCGACGGGCGCGGGGAACGACAGATGGGCGCCGAGGCGGAGCccactctccccccaccccagcacCCGTTGCCCACTATCAACCCCTCCCCGTCCGGGTCACTCCCCTCCCGGTCCTGGCCTAACTTGTCAGCCCGCGGGTGGAGCCGCGCTGGGCCTGGGGACCAAGAAGGCTGAGCTCTATTCCTAGCCCTGCCTCAGTCTAGCGTCTTCCAGCTGCCTGCGGGAATTCATAGCGAGATCTCCAGCTCGCTTCCACTAAACCTGACGCACCTTAGCAATGCTCCACCGAGTCGGCTCCCTTCACACTTTCCATTTGCCCTTGGGATCAGGTTTGGGATAAAAGGGAAGGGCGGCAATTCTTTCTGGCCCTCCCCGCTAGCTTCTGCCTCACCCTAACGCCAGGATCCCAAGGGGGCTGGATTTAAACCCTGAGCCAGACTCCAGGCTGTGCCCACATTCAGGGGGAAATCATTCTCATCTCTGGGGAGGTAGCAGGTGCTCCGTGGACCgcccccccccttccttctccccatccaCTGTCCAGCATTCAACCTGCAGCCGCCCTGACCCTCAAAATGCTAAGGGTGGGGGAAGGCAGCCGACTAAGAAAGGAGAAACATCCAGGGCTGGGAATCGCCTTTCAGCGGAACAATAACCAGAGACCCTTCCAGTTTTGTTGACAGGAAAGATCTGGGAGATGAAAAACTGCTTTGGAGGGGAGTGAGGGGTGGGGGAAAACTGTAGTCTACAGACCCTCATTAAAACCAGAGCCAGCTCCTGGTCTGCAACTGTTTCCTACCCCCACTccatccaacacacacacacacacacacacacacctctctttcttccctagtATGGTGAGGGtattattataattttgcaaAATGCACAGCAGCTAATTAAGTCAAGACAGCCCCTTTGCATTGGGCTTCTTTTGCATGTGAATGGGGGTTGGTAAATCCCCGGCTCTGGATGTGGTGGGGGGCGATGGGGGGATTGTCCCCAACTCAGGGTTAATGAAGTGGGAAAGGAGTCTCTCATAGCCTCCTGCAAACAAAACCCCCCCATGCAACAAACCCTGTCCAAATCCTACATGGATTGACTTAAACCCAGGGGATAAGTGCTTTAAATTAATCTCATTGAATAAGAATGAGACCAAACAAAACTctttaaaatcatattaaaaatctaTCAAAGGACAACTTGCACTGGTGTGCTTTTCATTTTGTGAAAGTGAAGGAGATAGAATAGAGCAACCATCTTTACATTTACACAGCAGCAGTGTAAATCACAGACATATTCTCAACTATTTAATTGTCCTTGTACCTTAGAGGCGATTTCATATCTTACATTAATGAAGAACAAGGCTTCCCGACAAGTTTATAAttacaatatttaaaattgtcCTGCCAGTTCCTATCTGCAATAACTTTACAACCTTTATGGTAAAAAGCAGGTATTTTACTTTCATCTATTTAAAAGATTCACTTTGGTTTCTTGGTTCTGGACCCTGGTGCTGGCCTTTGAAGCAGGCCTTGCAAAAAGAAAGCTCCTGAAAAGGTCCACCTTCTCCCCAGTCCTCTCCTTACAACACACGCAGACACCCCCAGAGACACACACCTTGGAGTCCCTCGCAGGGAAGATGCAAAGTTTAAAGGAAGTTTGAATCCTCTGCTAGAAACAATCTATGCTAGAAAAGCTCCTGTGGACATTTTGGAGGAAAGTCAAATGGACTTTAAAGTTGCTCCAAACTGTCACCAGTTAAACTGACTTTAAATGGCCTAGCCCTAAATCCTCCCCTACATCCCCAAAGCAACAGCAGACAAGTTGCAAGGATCTTAAAAGGGAATTTTGCTAGAGGGAGTAAGGCTCTCTTTGGAGAAGGAATATGATATAATATCTCCAAAACAACTGGAAACCAaatatcatttgttttctttttagtggATGAGGAAAGGGAAGTCTCATTTCTCTATCACTGAGAAATAACATTGGAATCTTAGTGATTTTCATGGACTAAATGTAAAGAAACTAAAACCTGGAAAGCTGGGATATTAGCCATTTTCCACTCACCTGACTAACTGGCTCTCCTTCATCCTTTCCATTAGCTTcctaaaaaaattcaaaggaaccCACAGGGCtttgtagaattttttcttttgctgagGTTTAGCCTGAACTTGGGTTCTATAGGAATGGAAGTCGATGTTTGCATTACATCAGCACTGACTTAATTAGATCACACACAGGCACCTATTTTGCCAAAGGTTCTTTGCCCTTCACTGAATGAGAAATGAGGGTCCTTTCTGAAGATTTGCAACCATTAGGGGCTGCAAATACGAAGATGTTTGGGAACCAGGAAAGGAATTCTATACAATCCTCCAGGGAAAAGAACTGTAGGTTGTAACAGTTCCTTAAACGCCCAACTTTTGTGAGTCTTTAAATATGAGAAACTGGAGCACAGCAGAGAATGATAGAGACAAATttgggaaatgagaaaagagatgatTAAAAATACACCCCAAATTAGAATATGTACAGTGGAATTAGGCAAAGGCTTTGCCTAATTGATGCCTGAAATGTATAATCTTTCATGAGCTATAATAagagaaagatttatttttaaggttATCTCAACTTAGATAATATTAACCTTAAATCTGCTAAATCCTTGTTTCTTTATTAACTGGGGGGTAAGATATTGATTCTGCTCAGAAAGATGCCCAGACATCATCTTAATGTGAGATGAAACATTTAGGCCATTATTAGCAAAGTAGATTGAGGTTTGTAGCTTGAAGATATAGATGTACACACATGAtgacatacacatatatcttttgcATAGTTATGGCTTTTTTTACTCCAGGAATGTGGAATAATCTTATGATTATTCATCCTTTAATGGAATGAATCCTTGAAAAAATACGTAGGTTTTTGCCTTTGATCACCCCCAATCGCTGGCATTAATCCTATTTCCCACACAGCTGGGTTTTGTCTATAAAAAGTTTGATCCCTTCTTTTCTCATCCAAATCATTTGAACTATTAAGCATCAAAATAAAAGAGGGTGGcggatttgcccaaagtcattttGACATGTGCTGCagggtttttattattattgttattattactattattcttgCTATAAATTTTACCAAGGGTCCCTATTAATTCAGATGTGACAGCTGACTCTGAGAAGGTCACATTTTTCACCATGCAGAAGATCGGTTTTTACTAGGCTCATACTCTACCTCTCACACTCTGAGTCATTTCTATTGTGGAATTCTAGATGACATTTGCCTTGAGTCTGATTGCCCACTATCCCTTTCTCCTTTATCGCTTGGTGAATGTGAATCTTCTCAAAGcttacagtattctcctggtcaGTTAGTGAATTCAAGGCTGCTATTTCCTCGGGAATATCTCAGAATTTTGTCACAGAAAATCTAGACATGGTCACTGAGAAATCACAGAGGAGGATGGCCAGGAAATGCCCAAGTCAAGTTGCTGCCGAGAGCTCTTCAACATGAAGGAAACCGCTGAGATGTTTAACCCTTTCTAGAATTTCCTGTCTCTAGATATTACATTTATTGGGAAATCAATACTCCTCAAGGGGAGAAAGGGACTCTCTCAAGCCCTGCAGCCAGACCCAATGGGGAAGCGGTGCCCCAGGTCACAACACAAAGAAAACCAGGGCTCTAGTGGAACCCTGTGGGTTTTACTGGGAAGAAAAACACAGGGGCACTGGTGCCTTTTGACTTCAAAGGCAATCGGTAAATAGAGAACAGTAAATCAATTAGCCCTGAAACAATGCCTTTTCTGAGGAACACTGAAGAGTGAATAAGGCAAGGAGTATAGAAGAGACACTGTATTTAGagcaaaatatttagagaaaataGGGACGCTCAGGGTATTGCCACAACACTGTATTTCTGATTCGTTTTACAAAATGATTCAGTCTCATGCATTGGGGAAGGGAgtttttataaataacatttcttaTATACACCCATTTCACAGAATTATATTTTAacaactggaagagaccttagaaatcaacaAATCCTGCCCCTTCACTTTATGGAtagggaaattgaggtccagaaaagggtctgctttgcccaaggtcacacagctactctTCATGTCACAAGctgtgctttacaaataagaCTGAAGGCATCAAAtagtacaaaaataaaacagtggaACTTTGCTAAGATGCTGGTATGTGACAACAGGGTTAATACATTTCAGGGGCTAGCTGGTGCCACAGTAGGCTTTTAATGTATAGCACATCCAACTGTGTCCAATGACTCAGGATGGGGagttcttttgactttctttttataACTTGCTCATTTAAAGGCCTGATCAACTTTCAGTAGCAATGGAATGAATGGAGATATCAACGAATTAGCTAATTGTGGTTGTGATGTTACTTCCCTTGGTTTCTATCTAGGCTCCACTCATGAAAGAGTCAGTAAAATTATAATGTTTTGAAATTTGGTATGCAGGAAAAGAGGAACCTGCTTATTTTTTATAAGGTTCCTTTGACAAAAATTGGACAGTTACCAATTCAGAGCTTCCAAGATGCACCTTGAGGCTCTGTCCCATCTACAGAGGCAGTTTTTGAGAAGTCATAGCTAAGTCTCACTGGCCCATACAGGATGTCTTCAGGGGCTTTTTCAGTGTTTCCCAGAgccagattttcttttcttccctccctacaGCAAAGGTTGGGAGCTCCAACTCAGCTCTGCAGTGCGTGGTTGCTGGGTTTTCcatgtttgttttgctttttgacCTTGGCGTCGCCAGCTTCCATCCCACTTGAGTATTCTGAACGCAAGATTTCAGCAAGGCGGTGTTTACTCTGGGTCTTCTTATGAAGGTCAGGCCTAGGGAAGAGTAAAagcagggagggggagaaaagaaactttattttttttcattccaaggTAGGCTGAAGGCGGCTGGTTCTGAGGCTGTGAAACTGACATTTTTGTATTAACAGAAGTACAATCCCTTCAATTGTGCTTGTTTTGATATTCTCTGTACCAGAAGATTAGATACGGCGCTGACAGATTTTCATAACGGTGGCAAAATAtcatggcatttttaaaagtgaGGCTTTGTTCTGTACTGTTGTTTTCATGGAAAAAAGGGAACACAGGCTGATGGCAAATGAGGTGTATGATACAGCAGtttgccaaaggaaaaaaaaaagcccacccTAAAACTCAACAACATTCAGTAATAAAAACACTTTAATAGCAACCACACTAACCCCAACTCGGTTAAAAAATAATCGTCCCTCACTGCTAGCAATCCACAGATAGCAGTAAGGAGGACTCCAGCTCTCCCGAGACAGTGAAGACGGCTGTCTGGTGTTTCGAACAGACCTTTCCGTGGTCTAGATGGCTGAGTAGGTTAGTTAATAGGCATTTCTTCACTGGGCTGGGAGGGCTTTTTTAATCTTTCGGTCCCTTCAAAATCAAGTCCCAGGGTACATTTGGGAAGCTTAGTTTACGTCTCAAATATTGGCCACAACTGCAGCCCTCCCAGCACTGCATACGAGCCTGGGGTACTGCAGGGAGGTCTCTCTCCTGCAGTAATCCGCACTGAAAAATGCCAAAGGTTTAAAATCAATTTCAGCTGCTGAACTGCAGTAACTGTTTTCAAAAGACGGTAGCCTTGCCATTTGATCAGGAGATCAGAGAGGGAAATTTGTAGAAGTTCAATCAAACATAGAGAAAATGATTCCATAAACTGCAGAGTGAAATATTTAATGTTTCTTAAGACACACGAATGGGtttcaaatttgttttcaaaAGCAGTGGTGACCACTAAAAACACACAATGCATGATGGAAATGCCATCACTGGCACCTAGTTAGTGCCCGCTGGTTTTACAATAATTCCCTACGTTTTAAGGGAATATTGTCTATTTTTAGGAAGACTATGCCCTTATCCCcgcttttgcttttttcctcttccGTCTAGGATGAAGCCAATGTCAGACAAATGCCTGGACTTGCAGTCTAAATAGTAAAGTGGAAACCCTTTATAAGAAAGGGATCAGAAGAGACAGCTAACACCTGTTTTACAATATAAGTTACAAACGGTTATAAAACCAGGTTATGTCAGATTATTACTGTATGTAGTTATGTTCCAAAGGACTCAATTCAAAGCGTGGCATATCGAAATTTGTGATATATTGATCTGTGTTCCAGTGGAGTCCTTTTTTGTATAGAGGCACAAATTATGTTGTCTGAGAAGCTTTACTGTCTGTCTTTACTGCCAGAATGAAGATCAGAACCAATTATCTGGATGGTTAAGAAAAAAGCAATTTTAAGGTTATTTGTGGGGGACAGGAATggagagagataggaagaggAAAACTTCAGACGACAACTTCTATTATTCACTTTGTCATGACAGTAGAGATGAGATCTGTGGCTACTCCTGAAGAACATTTCATTTGAGACGATTACAAGTCTTCAACATGGCTACCCTTAGTTCTCATGGCTTCTTGCCTCCTGCCCTCTACCCAAAATGCCAAACCAAACAAAAGGTGACATATTATAGTGGAAAGACCACTGGCTgggagtcagaggatttgggttcaaatgccaGTTTGGACGATTGTATTTcctgtgtgactggacaaataatttcatctctcttgggctcagttttctcatctataaaatgaggaagatagCCTCCAGGGCTTAAGTCTATTGCAAAAACCTCatcttaagcttttttttttttaaataaacatctaCCACCCTAGAGACAATGAAGGATAGTAAAATGCTTTGACAAACCGAAGCTGGCCCTTTCCAGTACTATTTAAATTCCTGACTGAGTTATTCTTGGCATCTCCTATAAtgggctattttttaaaaaaaagattgggaaAGGACTTCATGATGACAAcagtttacatttatattatgtttTGGGCTTATAAAGGCAAGTGTAagcggcacagtggatagaagctagagttgaaatctggcctcagaggcttattaggtatgtgaccttgggcaagtcacttaacatttaattttgtttcttcaactgtaaaagggAGATGATAATGGCACCTACCCTTGAAGGgtggtttagcacagtgcctggcacacagtaggcactatataaatactcattccctttccctttcatcACACAACCCTGCAAAGTAGGTAGAGCAAGTATCAATCTCCTTTAACAGATGAACAAACGGATCCCCACGGGGGTCAAATGAGTCACCCAAAGGTTAACACAGCAGATTAGTGTTGGAGCCAGGActaaaacccagatcttcccgCTTCTAGTTTGGTGCTTTTGCTACTCCACCAGGCTGGTATTTCTCATTCGGCAGCGCCCCTGTGCATGTATCCTCTCTGTATCTGATTGAGGTCCAGGTTGCAAGAGGGTTGATTTGTGATTTGGAAAAGGCAGGAGACAGGCCCGGCAGTTAAGAGAACTTAACT encodes:
- the BARHL1 gene encoding barH-like 1 homeobox protein, whose protein sequence is MEGSNGFGIDSILSHRAGSPALPKGDPLIGDCRSPLELSPRSEGSSGCSSPASPRRDCLETGAPRPGGGSGQGLDSHLQPGQLSAPSQSRSVTSSFLIRDILADCKPLAACAPYSSNGQPAAQEPGGRLSAKPGEDFRDKLDKGGSNSSSDSEYKVKEEGDREISSSRDSPPVRLKKPRKARTAFTDHQLAQLERSFERQKYLSVQDRMELAASLNLTDTQVKTWYQNRRTKWKRQTAVGLELLAEAGNYSALQRMFPSPYFYPQSLVSNLDPGAALYLYRGPSAPPPALQRPLVPRILIHGLQGASEPPPPLPPLAGVLPRAAQPR